Genomic window (Cellulosilyticum lentocellum DSM 5427):
TATACCGGTTGCATTTTGAGACATTCCTTGAACCCAATTATAGGCAGATGCTACTGCAAGGATAGCTACTAATGCACCAATAAGTCCTACTAACATCCCTTCAATCAGAAATGGGACACGAATAAAACCATCTGTTGCTCCTACATACTTCATAATATTGATTTCTCTTTTTCGAATATAAACGGTTAGCTTTATCGTATTAGACATAAGTAAAAGACCCACTACTATAAGACATATGATAATAGCATAACAAACATAGTTTACAGTATTTCTAATGTTAATAAAGGCTTCTGTTTCATTTTTAAGGTAAACTGCTTCATCAATTCCCTCTAATTCTTGAACCTTTTTAACCAATTCACTTTGATTTTTAATATCTATAGCGGTAATTTCAAAAGAAGCTGGTAAAGGATTATCCTCCTTAAACATAGCAAATAAGCTTGCATCTTCATTTTCTTCGCTAAAGTTCTTTAGCGCATCGTCCTTTGAAATATAGGAAACACCTGCTACGTTAGGCATTGCTTCTATTTTATTTTTAAGACCTAGGATGGCTGTATCACTTAAGCCATCTTCAAGATAAGCTGTAATGCCAAACTTACTTTCTATTTGTTCAATCATATAGTCAATGTTGGTACCAACTGAATAGGACATTCCCAATATAAGCAAACATAGTACAATTGTTCCTGCTGAAGCAAATGCCATTGTCCTGTTTCTCCATAGCCCTACGATACCCTCTTTAAATAAATACTTGAGAGTATTCCACTTCATCGTCATATCCTCCTTCATGCACATCCTTGCTTATTTGTCCATTAGAAATTTCTATCACACGTTTCTTTAAAGTGTTAACTATTTCTCTCTCGTGAGTAGCCATAATAATAGTGACTCCTCTTCGGTTGATATCCTGTAAACAGTTCATAATCTCCCAGGAAGTCGCTGGATCTAAATTCCCTGTAGGCTCATCTGCAATTAATATTGGATTATTATTAACAATAGCTCTTGCTAAAGCTGTTCTTTGTTGCTCTCCCCCTGATAATTCATTAGGATAACAGCGTGCTTTTCTTGCAAGGCCTACAAGTCCTAATACGATAGGTACATTTTTTCTAATTTCTCTAGAGGTAGCACCTACAATCTGCATAGCAAAGGCTACATTCTCATAAACAGTTTTATTAGGAAGTAGTCTAAAGTCCTGAAATACCATACCTAGGTCTCTTCGTAAGTAAGGAATCTGTCTTCTCTTTAGTTTAGAAATATCTTTGTTGTTGATAATAATTTTGCCATGATCAGGGTCAATTTCTTTAAAAAGCAGCCTTAAAAAAGTGGATTTACCAGAACCACTGTTTCCAGTGATAAATACAAATTCACCCTTTTCAATTGTTAAGCTGACATTATTAAGTCCAACTGCCCCATTAGAATATACTTTAGATACACCCTGTAATTGAATCATTTACTATCCCCTGTTTCTACATTCTATTTTGACTTTGTCTTTCCATATAGTCCATATACTGACTTACCATAATTGTAATTTTGAAAATAATAGCATCATCAAATTTACGTAAATCAAGTCCTGTTGTTTTTAATAATTTATCTAAACGATAAACTAAGGTATTTCTATGAATATAAAGTTGTCTTGAAGTTTCAGATACATTTAAGCTGTTTTCAAAGAATTTATTAACAGTCATTAATGTTTCTTCATCAAAACTATCTACGCGTTTATCTTTTAATACTTCCTTAATGAAAAGCTTGCATAAAGATAAAGGCAATTGATAGATAATTCTTCCAATACCTAATTTAGAGTAATGTGAAATGTGTCCTTCACAGTTAAAAATCTTACCTACTTCAAGAGCCATATTAGCTTCTTTATAAGAATTAGAGACATCCTTAAGATCACTTACTACAGCACCAACAGCTACATATACTTTGCTCATAGCTTCAGCACTTAAAGTATCATAAATCATCTTAGCATAATTTTCGATTTCTACTGGATTGTCAGTATTAACTTCTTTTACTAAAATAATATTTTTTTCATCTACTGCTGTTACAAAATCTTTTGTTTTATCTGGGAAAATGTTTCTTAAGATATCAGACATACTGCTATCTTTTTTCTCTTCACATTCAATTAAATAGACAATACGTTGTACATTATTTTTAATATGAAGTTTTTTAGCTCTTGTATAAATATCCACTAATAATAAGTTATCAAGTAATAGATTTTTAATGAAGTTATCTCTATCAAAACGCTCTTTATAAGCAACTAATAAGCTTTTAATTTGAAAAGCTGCTAGCTTACCTAATTTATACGCTTCATCATCTGCACCACTTACAGAAAGAACATATTCAACTAAGTATTCGTCATAAATCTTAAAATAGTGTGATGCTTGCATTTCTTGGCTATCTGCCTGTGAATTAATAAAAGCTTCTACTTGTGGTACATATTCTCCTGCACTTTTTCCATCTGTAGTTACTACAATTTTAGATTCCGCATCTAATACGCAAAAGTCTCTTCTTGTAATACCCTTGAGGCCATCAATTGTATTTTGTAAAATTTGATTAGATATCATATATTTATCAACTCCCAATTATTAAATAATTTATATTCCCAGTATCTTTAATACTATTCTATCCTATTTAGGTGTAAAAAAAAGTTATATTTTATTATTTATCCACAAAAACCGTTATTATGCCACCTATTTCTCTTATTAATAAATAAAAGCACTAAGATGTTACATCTTAGTGCTTCTTAAGTCTAAATTAGTTTGTGATTGTTTGTTGGCTTTCTAAGTCAAATACATGAACTTTAGTTACATCAAACGCAATTTTAACTTCATCATCTGGACCAGCTTGGCAAGATGTGTCAAAACGTCCTGTAATGTTGTTACCTTCACAGATCATGTAGAAGTTCTTTTCTGCACCAAGCATTTCTACTACTTCAACTGTAGCTGAAGCAACAATGTAGTCTGCTTTTTGTTCTTCGAAAAGTGTTGATGGTTCTGCGATGTGTTCTGGACGAATACCCATCATAACATCTTTACCTATGTATCCACCTGCAACTACTTTTTCTGCTTTTTCTTTTGGAAGCTTAATTTCTACGCTACCAAATGTAAGCACAACGTCTTCGCCTCTTTTAACAGCTTTAGCTTCGATTAAGTTCATTTGTGGTGAACCAATGAATCCAGCTACGAATAAGTTTTGTGGTTTGCTATAAAGATTAGATGGAGAATCTACTTGTTGGATAACACCATCTTTAAGAACTACGATTCTTGTACCAAGTGTCATAGCTTCTACTTGGTCATGAGTAACGTAGATGAATGTTGTTTGTAATCTGTGGTGCATTTTAGAGATTTCTGTTCTCATTTGTACACGAAGTTTAGCATCAAGGTTTG
Coding sequences:
- the ftsX gene encoding permease-like cell division protein FtsX; this translates as MKWNTLKYLFKEGIVGLWRNRTMAFASAGTIVLCLLILGMSYSVGTNIDYMIEQIESKFGITAYLEDGLSDTAILGLKNKIEAMPNVAGVSYISKDDALKNFSEENEDASLFAMFKEDNPLPASFEITAIDIKNQSELVKKVQELEGIDEAVYLKNETEAFINIRNTVNYVCYAIIICLIVVGLLLMSNTIKLTVYIRKREINIMKYVGATDGFIRVPFLIEGMLVGLIGALVAILAVASAYNWVQGMSQNATGILGEIALMPTATIMTSLIPMYLSLGIGIGLIGSAFAIHKHLKV
- the ftsE gene encoding cell division ATP-binding protein FtsE, which codes for MIQLQGVSKVYSNGAVGLNNVSLTIEKGEFVFITGNSGSGKSTFLRLLFKEIDPDHGKIIINNKDISKLKRRQIPYLRRDLGMVFQDFRLLPNKTVYENVAFAMQIVGATSREIRKNVPIVLGLVGLARKARCYPNELSGGEQQRTALARAIVNNNPILIADEPTGNLDPATSWEIMNCLQDINRRGVTIIMATHEREIVNTLKKRVIEISNGQISKDVHEGGYDDEVEYSQVFI
- a CDS encoding ABC transporter ATP-binding protein, which encodes MAGLKLKNIEKRYSNGFVAVKDFNLDIEDKEFIIFVGPSGCGKSTTLRMIAGLEEISSGELWIGDKLCNDVAPKDRDIAMVFQNYALYPHMTVYDNMAFGLKLRKTPKEEIDRRVREAAKILDIDQCLDRKPKALSGGQRQRVAMGRAIVREPKVFLMDEPLSNLDAKLRVQMRTEISKMHHRLQTTFIYVTHDQVEAMTLGTRIVVLKDGVIQQVDSPSNLYSKPQNLFVAGFIGSPQMNLIEAKAVKRGEDVVLTFGSVEIKLPKEKAEKVVAGGYIGKDVMMGIRPEHIAEPSTLFEEQKADYIVASATVEVVEMLGAEKNFYMICEGNNITGRFDTSCQAGPDDEVKIAFDVTKVHVFDLESQQTITN
- a CDS encoding PucR family transcriptional regulator; this encodes MISNQILQNTIDGLKGITRRDFCVLDAESKIVVTTDGKSAGEYVPQVEAFINSQADSQEMQASHYFKIYDEYLVEYVLSVSGADDEAYKLGKLAAFQIKSLLVAYKERFDRDNFIKNLLLDNLLLVDIYTRAKKLHIKNNVQRIVYLIECEEKKDSSMSDILRNIFPDKTKDFVTAVDEKNIILVKEVNTDNPVEIENYAKMIYDTLSAEAMSKVYVAVGAVVSDLKDVSNSYKEANMALEVGKIFNCEGHISHYSKLGIGRIIYQLPLSLCKLFIKEVLKDKRVDSFDEETLMTVNKFFENSLNVSETSRQLYIHRNTLVYRLDKLLKTTGLDLRKFDDAIIFKITIMVSQYMDYMERQSQNRM